The genomic interval TTTGTTTAggacacgatcaggatatatagATATCaagtgctgaaggtgtcccatcttaccccacagtaatatataaaatttgtcTTTGTTTTACAGGTATCGTCGTTGTAAACAAGCGGAAAGCGACGTGAACCTGGTTCTATGCATTGATGATTCTTTCAAGTATCTTCTGCCGTTGTCGTACTACGCATCTTATTATTCACAACAAGAAAACTGCAACAACTACATGTGCACTGCCTGGACAACCTGGACGGCTTACGGCGCTTGCCCGAGTTCGTGCCGATCAAGTTTCGGTGACACACCACAAAGAATATCCAGACGAGAATGCGTGACCGATACCTTTGCTCGGCCTCAAAACGTCGAGGAACGCGACTTTTTTACACAATGTAGCAATCGATTCGTTGACTGCGTTTTGCCAATTTGCTCTCAACAAACGACCGAGCTACCTTTCACACGACGAGTAACAGTACCTCAAACCATTATCTCAACAGTACCTTATACTATAATGACCACCCCATACCAAACTCAACCAGCTTACACGAGTACTTTGCCAACCGAGCTTCCATATACCACCAGCACATTTCCGACCCAACCGGCTTCGACTTTACCTACAGAAGTTGCGTTTACGACCGTACCCACAAACCCCCCAACTACTTTTACTGACCCGCCGTCGACTACTCCGGTGGAAACAACTTTTCGACAAACAACTCAAGGTCCCCAGACCACGATTCCACCAACACCAGCAACTACTTTATTACCTGATGCTCGTTGGTCCCCTTGGACAGGTTGGTCTCGCTGTTCCACTTCATGCGGACCTGGGATCCAACTAAGACTCCGTCAATGTGTAGATAGGTAAGAGGATAATACATAACATTCGTATTAATTGAGCTTGTGCTTTGTACCTGCGTTGATTGTTCAGGTGCCAAAATAAACTGGGTAAATTAATCTGcaccaaaataaacaaaataaagtggGTAAATTTATCTGGAGCATTGTAAAGCAAATatggaaaattttaacattggtAGATAACACTGCTGTCTGCTGctcgctgttgagttataacacggcggTGTCATGCGGTCTCGGGATCTTGCAATGTGAAATATATGGTTGCTATATCTATGCACAACTGCATGGTTTGctaataagttttaaataaaaccctAATTCCTTtttagcaacaacaacatgttAAGCGGCCCCAGTTTGTGCGGTTCCGGTCCCTTAATTGAAAATGGAACTTGTAACGAGAATTTGTGTGGAACGTGGGGAGAGTGGTCACCATCCAATTGCGTCGTGGACTGCTCGGCAACAACTACTAACCAAGGATTCCATCTTGGAAGTGTAAACCGGACAAGAGAGTGTGCAACATCAAACACAGATAAAGGTATCTTTTTAGGTCAACTGTAATGAGTatattatgttacttttttaaaatttcttttgtatttcatttttattccgcattcaaataccctgaaaccaaactttattaaatcCAAAATCAACTTATCAAAAATCATGTTAAGTCGCATATGACTTATTTCTTTCTTGTTTCAGGGATGCCCGATTGTTACATACACACAAGCTCGTGTCTTTCGGACGTTCAATGCTCAGTTACCGTCACTACAGCAGAATCCTCAACGGTACCGAACGTACCTGTGTTAGGGGAATGGGGAGCGTGGAGCGAATGTTCGAGTGAAACTTGTGGTTCAGGTGTAAGACGACGTAGCTGGTCTTGCTTTACACCTCAAGCGTGTGTGGATGTAGAAGATGAAGAAGAAGCATGTGACAATGACCCTTGTGACGTAAGAattgtatatatgttattaaaagGGATATTGATAAGGCCGCAATGTTTTGTGTAATATATACCGATAAAAGAGGTTCCCATTTTAAAATCGAAAAATGAACTTGGTTTTTAAATAGTGCAAAATGCTAACGTTAGATTTCCATTCTTAACTGATTGAAGACTTCGTATGTTTCCAGAATTGGTCCCAGTGGTCTAGCGGAGCCTGTAGTGCACGATGCGGGGAAGGCGTAAGACGAACAAGTCGTCGTTGTCTTGATGACGTCGGAATAATTCCAGTAGTTTGTAATGAACGTAACGAAACTTGCAACGCGGGAGAATGCGGTaagcaatttttataaataaaaacttttagtcAGTTACGTAATACTATATTTGCATAGATCAAGACGTGGATTTCCTGTTTCTGGTCGACTCATCGGACAAAGTGGATGGATGTCCGGCTCTTTTACGTACTGGGTTAACTAAACCTGTAACACCACAGTTCCAAAGCAACGAAAGCACGCCCGTGTATACGAAAATGAAAGAATTTATGTCATCGTAAgggagtgacgtcacatttctTCCAACTACGTCATTacacacatttttttgcagattGGTGACTGATTGGCGAACGGTAGAAGACTCGAAGTCCCATGTTGCTGTTCAGCTGTTTAGCGAAGCGTGTAGCCTTTCTTCAGATTACAATTTGAACTTGGTGAAGAAGATAAGCGACAACAACGATAACGTCACTAGCTATGTAGGGGGGCAATTAGATCTAAAATTCATGTATTATATGATCGTGGACTAACTAAAGCTGCACACAAATCCTATAgcagggtagggaaagatggaacaacttttcgttctattttctcgtcctattaagtagtaaacaaagaacattcaaagaaatatcaaaccatatcctcatgaATTTTCgtcgttaaatgtttaaaacacgatcaggataattagATGTTACGTGCTATAGATTTGTGTATTTGATGCAACATGTTCGAAAATTGACTAAATCTGCATACAAATCCCATACTAAACCGAGGACATATCATTCATGCGTATTAATTTTTAGATTGATTCCATCAACTACTTATGTGGTGATCCGTGGTTAGACTGGGCATTACGATGCACGCAACGTAAGGTCCTTACGTCATCATACGGCGACAGATCTAACGTCCCGAACGTGATGATTGCATTAGTGAGCGCCATTCCACGAGCTTACCGCCCATCAAGtaggttacatttatacaaaatatcaacaataatgtgttttttttaagatatCGAAAAcgatgtgttttttttttcaatttagatTTTCTCCTTTCGACTCTGTCGTCCAGTATAAAGCGAAGAGGTGTCACCATCATCACCGTAACTGTAACCCCAAACTCGCGCATGAGCGCCCTCTCGCGACAGAAACACGTTGAAATGATGCGAACGCTTGCATGCCAATCCACCAGCGGAGCATGCCCGAACTATATTGGTTCAATATGGGACGGTGGATCCCCGGCACAGAGAATACGGGATGCACTCCGAGCAGCGAACCCGTAACAACACTTTTTCATATTGCGTTTTAAATCCTGTTTCTAGCATATACTTTAGCGCATACGCCTTTACCACTTTACCCGTTATATGTGTAGTAGCATGGCgcatgggggaagacggaacacctttatcacatatcgtgttttaacaacggtctttgggagtcgtgaaaatacgggTTCAGAATCCTCGGACTGTTCTTGGTTACTACCATATAGAATGATgtccgtcttccccaccctactaaatatatacacacatactTCGTAATATCTCGTGGCAAAATATCAGCATTGTGCCCACGATGAGgggaatttgtaaaatgtgaattattcACAGTATAACAATCAATGTATTTTCCGCGCAATAACACGAAGCAAGGTTGAGTAACCACAGCCAACAATGCAACTGCCATACTTTTTAGCTGTTTGAAGAAACAGTTCATATTTACTGTGTGTGTTTTCCGTGGATACCGTGAGAAATAGAATACTGAGGTTAGAAGTTAAATATCTTCGGAATGAATGACGTTTaaatcctgttttttttttctcgcTAGAACTCCATTTCAGAATAAGAATAGCGCCTTCTAAGATTCTAGGAAGAGTTAGCAGCTTTCAGAAAGCAAATTCTTAACAACATATATGACTTTAACCACCAAGCGAATATGGTCAAAATGTTTCAGAAGTGAAAATAAGGACTCAATGACGCACCCCGCGAGGCGTCACGACAGTAAATGTTCATAACACCTCAAGGTCAATATGACGTAGGTCAGGGTTCTTTTTCTTGAGTTCGCTCTCAATACGATCGACATGAACACCCAGCGTGTCAATCACGTGCTCACCGTAGCGTGAAATAAGTATTTCTAGCTCCTCCTGCGGAAAATAGAATtccaacaaatataataataataaaaacgtttttagtGTCTTCGATTACGGCagcgaaaatttaaaaatattttaaacgaaaagacaagatatagcgacaaacaacagttgtaaaacaggcttacagttaaaaacatatttacatttaaataaaaaaaatcagcgtggtcgctacacctaaattttaaaaaacctaaGCTTTTTTACCAAGGTTTGTACTGCGTGTATTTCCTGCAACATATTTTCCATGTCCACCGATGCGAGATATGCTCGGGTGATTTCGCGCCCATCAAAGTCAATCTCAGCTTTGAACTTGAATTCTTCCGAGCTTAGTTGCGTGGCTTTGACATCGTATACACCTCTGTGGGAATAACAGTAATGCTGCAGTTAAGCACACGAAAATAtgcataatatgttttacgcCATAATGGACAAACAGTAGAAACACGTagtaaaaataccaaatcAGAATTAATGTCACTCGCCTGTCgcagcaacaacagtcgtatGACGTGGGTGCCatgtctgcttacgagtttagtaggtaatgttttataattttattaattttctttgtatagctgataattttgacatgtagtgaccattgggttggagttTTTAGCAATGGCCGTAAAGCGTCTTACCGCACAAGGACACAGACACTCATAATGATAACAATTAAAGTCCTGCGTACAAAATAGGAATAGCGCTACCATGCGGCAGTCACCTGATCACTGCGTCATCTTCCAACATTTCCTGCAACTCTTCCAACCTGCTTGGTGGAATCGATCGACCAATCAGAGCGTTCGCATTTGACGTCACTAGAAAAGTTGCCACGCCCCCAAGCAACCCACCAATCATGATTGAGCCAACAGCATCAAATAAAACGTTCCCTGGAAAAATGAAAGaattttaactatttaatCTAGCGTGGCAAGTTCtgtttgttctgtttcatacacctcgtgctcacttacgagtaaccacgtatgtaaattttttttctattgctTTTTAGCTGACACTTTGTACAACCAGTAACAAAACGTTGTGTTAGTTAGTTAGAGCAACTGCCATTAGGACCACTGAAAAAAGAGATAATGTTTTACTATATCGTCACTAACCGGTGTAATAAGTTAACGCAATCGCTGATCCAGCTATCCCAACCCCCATCACTGCAGCCGAGTCTTCAAGAAGAACAACATTCGTACTCGGGTCGCGTGATTCTTtcactatgatgtcataaatattattcttagaaaaaaaatgtttaacactCATATACCTACCATACTCCCAAAACGAGAGCTCGTATTTTTTAGCGTTTCTTCTCGTTTCATTTACTGCAAGCGCCAGAGAGGCGGACTCCATAACTGCTGCACCGAGAAGAACGCTAAAGGACTAAAAAGGAATTATAAGGATcaagaaatgtttaaaatcaacTGATTGATATTCAACTGATATTTCCTTGTTGATAATtgaattaaactaaaatgaaaACTGTTGTAAAGGATCTAGTGctatgaaaatgtaacagataGAATTCAACTTCAACCAATTTTTGTATTAGAGATAtgtatttcgcctaaatggcatcgtcagtctcttattcaaatggATTTTTTTGGGTTTCTTatcttcttttaaaataactttcattTCCTTGTCTCACCATCATGTTTCCGATCTCCAGTCCGGATGCTGGGTGAAGGAGTACCTGGATCCCGTGATAAATACTAGCCCCGCATCCAATGCAAAAGATCCCAACCCCGGATATAAGGGACATGATGTGACGCATGTTTCCGAAGCCATACGGATGCTCCTCATCTGCTTTCTAAAACATATCagaaaaattgtttaagaattaaaattttgcagtttttgCTGATATGATCTTTGTAGCAGAAAGTATGGATATGTAACACATTGAAAACTGTGTCAGTCgctattaaaacttaaaatcaacaacaatATGACTGCtttaatattgaatgaataaaagaatgtaacttagttaatcctcgcatggccagataacgacagtcgtaaaacaggggtgttctgtttcatacacctcatgccagcctACAAGTTATCAAGCATGTTattaggtaaatatttttttggaatttttcctttttttcgtTTATGTGTGACTgatatttggacaacccatgagtgaccactgggttggagcaattgcctttaagtgtattgcccaaggacacatacgcccacaatggtagcagcgacaagccgtgaacccattacctctggctTACAGAAAGGCGTGCTTATCATTTTGCCATGGTGGCGgacttaccccacagtactaataTTACAATTACCTTCAGTGATTCATTGATTCCCCACAAGAGAAGAAGTTGGTTGCAGGTATCAGCAAGTGAATGAAGAGTCTCCGAGAACATACTTGCCGACCCCGTGCTTAGGAAGCAACCAAGCTTGAAGAAACAAATTAATCCATTGCTAAAAAACAAGATAATATGAAGTACTTTAACAAATCTTACTATACCAATACACTCCTTTATACAAAGTTGAAACagttttctgaaaaaaaaaaaaacgaagacgGTGGTTACTAGTTAAAACCTAAATATTCTTCGTATATAACAAGAGTAATTACTACACCAATACATTGATGCATTCATAAGTGAAAGTtctctaaaaacaaaaaaaaacaaagtactTTAGTACAGACCCTCAATTCCTTCATGCAATTAGAGTGTAATTACTAAACAGCTAGAAAACAAGGCATATAACAAAACTACaagaaaaaatttatttatgtaaaaaaactgATGAACTAAATAGCTATAAAACAAGGCACATAACAagactaatttttaaaataacaaacgtaCGCAGCCGCAGCAAACGCCACCACACGGCCTGGACCTCCACTTAACAATCCTttgtattgtgacatcacagggCCATTATCAGATTGAGACATCGGAAATTGAAGTTTCTGCCGACGTTTTACTTCGAGACGTTTTAATCGTTTTCTTTCACGTTCCAGTGCTTCTTTACTTCCCCATAcctacaaaaaaagtaaatggGTCAAAATTATGAAGAATTTGTAGTTTTGAAGAAAATCTAATAACCTTATATATTAGGGATTTGATTCTATGAAAAAACACTATTGTCAGGGGTGCCAGTGAAGCAATAATGAGCCTTAGTTATCCTTGCATGATGTCACAGGTGTGGTATAAGGTAAACATAACGTGCCAAGCAGAACTTTTATGAGAATACATGACAAAAACCAAGGTTAAACAGGGTACCattgaaaattaataaatataaatggttttgtttgtctgctaggtgtagcgactaGCGACCAcgtttattttcttccaactaaatgtaaatatgtttttaactgtaagcgagtttttaacaactgttgttaattttttgtcgctatatcctaccttttcaattattttaaatcttcgctaccgtgatcgaagagacaaataaagttaatagtATTACCACCTTTGTAGACAAAATTCTGATTATCAATACTTCTGAATCAGCCCACCTCAATTGCCTTTTTCTCAACATCTCGCTCCAGATAAACATGGATGGGAGCGTTGGATGCGTACGGACTCCTCACTCGTATTTGTCTCAATTCTTCGAGATCACTAGGAGGCAGCATATACTCCTGCATTGCCCTCACTGCAGTTATTGTGTTGTTATCCGTGTACTTCTTGGTGTAATCTCTTCGTTTTAGCATGTAAGTTTTCATCTTGGATACTATGGTTGATTTATCTGTATTACAAAAACTTCataaaacataagaaaatatatatatgtttttaaacataagaaaatatatatgtttttaaacataagaaaatatatatgtttttaaacataagaaaatatatatgtttttctttaaaataatgttgattGCAACCTATAGTTTAAGAATTCAAGATAAAATTTTACAGCAAGAACAAAAACATCTGAAAGTTAGTGTTTGGTATTCTGATAAATACAAGATGACAGCAAATACTATAGTcatataacatgttaaaaaaagcaatattaAACAGAGAGTGCAGAAAGGATAAGGTATGTAATAAAGTGTGGAATCTTTCCAAATCTTACACGACCATCATACTCCCCTGAACGCCAACCAATGACCCCAAGATATAGATCTTAAACTAATCTTCAACGAAATAccttcttttttatttgtagcATCTAATTCCTTATCTTCAGTCACAGTTTCCGTTTTAGATtcagattttgttgtttcagTTTGAAGAATTCTTGACGAAACATGAAGACTTCGAGAATTGAATGAATCTAAAGTTGTTTTCCACATTGAAGGTGTCTTTTTGTATGTCACTTGGTGGCAGAAGCGAGGACAGAAAAACTGAGTTTTCCAGAATTTCGAGCCAATAAGTTTTCTACAGACTGGTCTGATCATATTGTATAAagctgtaaaaaatacaaatctaaatttcaaactaaaaaacctaaatttcAATTATTCTGATTCAATAAAACCTttcatttttaacagaaaactaAACTGTCCATTTTTAATACCTACAGTGCAAACATTGAGAGTGGCCACAGGGCTTACACATAGCAGAGAAAACAGAAACATAATGACTTAATCAGAGTAGTAAAAAGCTAAACAGCTGTCATTACTCATTAGTGTAAtgtcataaatataaacaatgtaaGATCTGCGCAGTAATAACACAACAAATAATATCTGCACATGTTTGATTGATTGATTACTAACATAACAAACCATTTATGATTTGTTGAAAAATCTATGTCAATGAGAGCAAACGGTTGATTTAAAATACCGGAGTCGATTTCCTACCTGAAGTATtaacaaaagtaaataagAATTCACAGTGACAGTTTCTCCAGCCTTAAATTTTCAGGTAGTTTCATATTAAGATCATCAACTAAAAGCAAGGTTTGTTCCAGGTTCATACGAACTCGGTTTAACGTGGTTGAAATATCGTCCACTTTCCTAGAATGTTCTGCGTGCTTTGCAAATGCGCGTTGCCGCTCTGTAAGATGGAGCATCACAGAAACACCAACTTTGTCAACTTCCTGTTAAGCAGTGGAAACTTTTTAAGGGTTAATTTTAGGTGAACTAAGTAATGCTTAATAAAGGCAGCTTGAAGagtagtttattttttttatttaaaagaaatcttAGGTTGCCTGATATGCCATGTCATAGGACTGCGCCcatatttatatacagttGGAATCAAACTACACCGAAACATAACTGTGCAAAAAAATGctaggttttaaaatatgttagaCTAAACTATGTTCAGGTATAAATGCCACTTCTACTTGTTCCTGTTAGTTTAAACTAGCAACTCCTACTTTTATTTTTGCGACCAGTGACTGTTGGTCAAAGCTCACAGCAGTAGCACACTGGTTCAAATGATCCTGTAGTCTTGCACAGACTTTTAAACAAGCGCGAACGTCCAAAGAACCACTAAGATCAGCAGTCAGAGGGCGAGAATCAGGTACGGTTAGTGAGTTTGGCAAGAGAGGTTGAAACTTCGGACACAATCCCAACTTAGTTAGGTTTTCTTCAAGCTgaaaggttttgttttaatagccaaaaactttttgattgtaacaattaaaaaaaacaaaaaacctaAGTGCTAAAAAAGTTTATGCTTGAAAATGCTTTCTGATTATCACAAAAGAAATTTAGTAATGCAAAATCTATAtgcatgttatttttattttattactaatAGGGTCGTCactatgtttaaagttttgacaAAATTATAGCCTATCTTCGGAGCTAACAGTTTCAATGCCCACATATACAAACACTAagcaacatattttaaaaacatattacacCACCTGATCCTTTGGTTCTTCTTTCTTGTTTTGCACAACAACAAtacctttgtttttattaggaACTACTTCAGGTTCAGAGTTAGTTGATACGTTTCCTTTGTTTGGTAGCGTGCTCTGCTCATTACCCATGCttaacacattatatttacTAAGTTCATGCCTATCTATTATATGTGTGAATCTGCAATAGATCTAAGATTAGgttcatttttaaactaaactgtTTATGAACACAGGAAAAACGGCTCAGCAAAGGAATAATTGCAATTTAAACGTATTTAGCAACAATTAAGAAGAGAAGGTAACACAAGGTATTAGAATAAACAGCAGATGCAAATAATGTGAAGTAAAGTAAGAAAATCAACACTACAAAATATCTTTTGCAGGCCTATACATAAAATTCAGTCAAAAAGGAAACAAAGTTgtcatattaaacaaaaacaataaaggcAGAATGGCCCCAATACAGTGTAATGGTTTACAAACAATGTCCTACACAATCGGCTCATTACATAATATTGCATCTTTTTCCTTGTTTTCAGTAAGTGCTCTTGCATCATGAATAAACACAGAATACTGAACACCATTTTGTGAGGCTGCTCTTACATAGCCAGTGTTTGCAGTGACCGTTGTAGCTTTATGGTAGTCACCACTTCCAAATATTACCTACAAGTTTTTGTATATTAGGTTCataatacaactttttttgcagaaattgCAAAATTcaaatacagttttacaataGTATTTTATTAACTTCTAGAAACCAAGAATTTAACTATATGCCATAACAGGCCTAAAACTATTATGGACTTTAAAATGTGTTCAATTTAAGTAGCCTACAACCATAAAATAAGCTAAACAATAACTTACTTTTGATCTTTTATTGATTTTTCCACTTGACTTCAAGTTTAAAGTTCTATGAGACATAATATCAGGGACcactgatattttttttaacaacgctTCTGTCCTTTCTTTTTCATTGGGACCACCAATGGTGGCAACAATGGTTTGAAAGCTTTTTACCGCTGTTTCGCAGACAATCAgcttcttattttttaaaaattcattcaATTTCGGCAAAACTGGGTTTTCTCTCTCCTGCCTTGCTTGTTCATCCAACACAGGGATTccatatttataataattccCACCATTGCATAGATTTGACACCAAAGATAGGAGAGTCGTAATGTCCAAGTTGGCTGTTAAAACTTCTGGaaaattttcatgttttgaacTGAGCAAGGATTGACTAGAATTTGACCGCATATCGTCAAAGTTTTGTTCTAAATATTCCTTTATTAGAATCGTTTTTACTTCAACATGATGACCCTTTTCCTCCTCATCTTCCGAGGAGCCAAAGTCTTCTTCCTCGAACCCAGACACTACTTCTCCATCAACAAGTATTCCAAGCTTGTCCAATTTCCGACCTAACTCTGCCGGCAAGCCATGAGCAAACCGGAAAATTATCCTTGGAGGTTTGAAGTCTACATGATTCTGATCCGCAGCATCCACAAAATGTTCCGCAACATCCATCAAACTCCGATCTCCAAACTGACCTTGACCGAGCATTGATGAATGCAAAGCAGATGCATTACGTGCAATTACTTTCACCCAAACATGTCCTTTGTTGGCCACAATATCAATGCAAATCGATTGCCtaaaaagtgaatgaatgaatgtatcttactttatcctcttGTGGCCGCAAAACGAAAGTAT from Ciona intestinalis chromosome 2, KH, whole genome shotgun sequence carries:
- the LOC100182757 gene encoding coadhesin-like, with protein sequence MFENLCAGIFKMLVFLNFFDSVDCRNPSRLFALFTSLWAVLLIHTTAGQATSSCQCQVNVSYRRLCTSVTGLTNQATCEQAGCCYDSRSFPIIFGLYSPRCFEATGGPCVSQKCTIPTSMRRNCGYYYRYACERIGCCFDSSQAPSCYIAQTASTPTTATTPTAVTIGRTSMHGWSQWLAWSTCTSTCGRGVRRRARFCSYLRSGREVDMHFCGRRVEAAQSEFCNTALCSAWSSWSRTGTCSVTCGNGGSIATERRCIGIGNPGSSSCVRKETSCGAALACPTTITAWSDWTAWTDCSTGGCSPGRRSRYRRCKQAESDVNLVLCIDDSFKYLLPLSYYASYYSQQENCNNYMCTAWTTWTAYGACPSSCRSSFGDTPQRISRRECVTDTFARPQNVEERDFFTQCSNRFVDCVLPICSQQTTELPFTRRVTVPQTIISTVPYTIMTTPYQTQPAYTSTLPTELPYTTSTFPTQPASTLPTEVAFTTVPTNPPTTFTDPPSTTPVETTFRQTTQGPQTTIPPTPATTLLPDARWSPWTGWSRCSTSCGPGIQLRLRQCVDSNNNMLSGPSLCGSGPLIENGTCNENLCGTWGEWSPSNCVVDCSATTTNQGFHLGSVNRTRECATSNTDKGMPDCYIHTSSCLSDVQCSVTVTTAESSTVPNVPVLGEWGAWSECSSETCGSGVRRRSWSCFTPQACVDVEDEEEACDNDPCDNWSQWSSGACSARCGEGVRRTSRRCLDDVGIIPVVCNERNETCNAGECDQDVDFLFLVDSSDKVDGCPALLRTGLTKPVTPQFQSNESTPVYTKMKEFMSSLVTDWRTVEDSKSHVAVQLFSEACSLSSDYNLNLVKKISDNNDNVTSYIDSINYLCGDPWLDWALRCTQRKVLTSSYGDRSNVPNVMIALVSAIPRAYRPSNFLLSTLSSSIKRRGVTIITVTVTPNSRMSALSRQKHVEMMRTLACQSTSGACPNYIGSIWDGGSPAQRIRDALRAANP
- the LOC100181166 gene encoding zinc transporter 9-like, yielding MIRPVCRKLIGSKFWKTQFFCPRFCHQVTYKKTPSMWKTTLDSFNSRSLHVSSRILQTETTKSESKTETVTEDKELDATNKKEDKSTIVSKMKTYMLKRRDYTKKYTDNNTITAVRAMQEYMLPPSDLEELRQIRVRSPYASNAPIHVYLERDVEKKAIEVWGSKEALERERKRLKRLEVKRRQKLQFPMSQSDNGPVMSQYKGLLSGGPGRVVAFAAAANGLICFFKLGCFLSTGSASMFSETLHSLADTCNQLLLLWGINESLKKADEEHPYGFGNMRHIMSLISGVGIFCIGCGASIYHGIQVLLHPASGLEIGNMMSFSVLLGAAVMESASLALAVNETRRNAKKYELSFWEYVKESRDPSTNVVLLEDSAAVMGVGIAGSAIALTYYTGNVLFDAVGSIMIGGLLGGVATFLVTSNANALIGRSIPPSRLEELQEMLEDDAVIRGVYDVKATQLSSEEFKFKAEIDFDGREITRAYLASVDMENMLQEIHAVQTLEELEILISRYGEHVIDTLGVHVDRIESELKKKNPDLRHIDLEVL
- the LOC100180414 gene encoding BLOC-1-related complex subunit 5-like encodes the protein MGNEQSTLPNKGNVSTNSEPEVVPNKNKGIVVVQNKKEEPKDQLEENLTKLGLCPKFQPLLPNSLTVPDSRPLTADLSGSLDVRACLKVCARLQDHLNQCATAEVDKVGVSVMLHLTERQRAFAKHAEHSRKVDDISTTLNRVRMNLEQTLLLVDDLNMKLPENLRLEKLSL
- the LOC100178800 gene encoding UPF0415 protein C7orf25 homolog; its protein translation is MNMDLEAILVRLSEAEHLLERVNSFKKDGTHLEGSLKLANRIKSEIRFLEKLKDGKVVFKQSHLISTNLTSLTATIDAVEDVGVFRISSVLLNVNYVPKDDPLETQQSICIDIVANKGHVWVKVIARNASALHSSMLGQGQFGDRSLMDVAEHFVDAADQNHVDFKPPRIIFRFAHGLPAELGRKLDKLGILVDGEVVSGFEEEDFGSSEDEEEKGHHVEVKTILIKEYLEQNFDDMRSNSSQSLLSSKHENFPEVLTANLDITTLLSLVSNLCNGGNYYKYGIPVLDEQARQERENPVLPKLNEFLKNKKLIVCETAVKSFQTIVATIGGPNEKERTEALLKKISVVPDIMSHRTLNLKSSGKINKRSKVIFGSGDYHKATTVTANTGYVRAASQNGVQYSVFIHDARALTENKEKDAILCNEPIV